AACCATACAACATCATATAAATATAACCTTATTGGTTTGAAAACACTCAACGAACAGGGAAAGATCGACTTTTTGTCAATAGACAATTTACACTTGGTTATGACTGAAGAAGACATGATGTTTTTGGCAGATACCTATCTGTAAAATGCTTCAAGACTAACAAGATTTCCTCTGTTTATGTATTACCTAATTACTCCATTGTCTAGACCTAGGGAgtattttatattttctttggattcGATGGTTTGGGCTGCTAAAGTTATCTCTGAAATATCCACAGCTGTTTGGTATTGCTGCCACTGATTGATTGAATCTCTTTTTTATCGTTTCTATTTTGGTTGTTGCCTTACTTAGGAGTGTTTGGACTGGCACATCTATATTGTAGCATGCTGTTACTAATTTTACCTATACAAGCATTGCGCTTGTTCAGAAGACTAGCTTTATCGTCTGTGATAAACTGTTACGTTGTCTTAGCATGGCTGACCATTAAGTTCGACTTTTTACTTCGATTTGCTTAGCTTCGATATCAGATTAAGCTTTCCTCTTTACTCTCAATGCACTTTTCAAAGACCCGCCGGGAGAAACACATGCTACGTCCCACTAAAATTTATTCTCAAAACTATACTTCAAACAAGTCCTTAAACTACTAGACTTTGATCTATAAGTGAGGTTTAATCAGTCAGAAGTAGTTAATTCATTATGTGTtagtgtttttttttttttgggggggggggggggggggggaggTTAGTTTTTGGTctgtgatttttttgacactttttgaaaaaaatatgggGGCTTTTGTCGGCCATTGTGGTGGTATATTGTGCTAGATGGGTGTCACAGATATGCTAATATCACTACCGTTTTTAAAATGATCAGTAAAGAATCTTTTGGACCTCTGGCTTTCAATACTATCCATCGCCGTGGTAGAATCCaaagtttttttgtttgaaacatttcttTTGAGTTTCGGGTTTTTGCCTTACTTTACTGTTATATTGATCTCTACAACAAAGATGTCTACACttactttttttcctgtATGGATACTTGAAGGCTTTAGTTCTTTTTAATAGTATTATTTCTTCATAACGAATATTTCGACAAATAGTTCTATGAACATATATGGGCATATCGAACAGAACTAGGTTTCATGATGGATGAAATATCAAGTTCAGACCTACTCCCTCTAATTTCTATGGAGGGAATCTGTTTTACTGGTCCCGTAAGCTCAGAATGATACATTTCTTTCACCACTTTATCGTCATTTTTACTGAATTCGGGTAATTCACTATGATTACCCTTGTACTTGACTACATATCCATTGAGTAATTTATTGGTAACATCATCAGTAATATACTTACCAATTCCACCAGTCTTTTCACAAATTAAGCTAATTTGACAATAGTCCCACCGATATCTAAGCCTAGTTTTGAGTTGGAAACTTTTATCGCTATGTAGGCCCCTTAAAGGTATTCTTCTGAAATCTAAAAGATTTCCACTAATACCAGTTAATACTTGAATATGAGTATAGGTACCGTTCCAAATGTGGGGAAAGCTAGTAGATTTGTTTATAAGtttattcaacaattcaaGATGCAAAAGATTATTGGGTAAAACTTTAACTATTCTAGCACTTCTTGCTAGTTCTGTCATGCTGGCTACACTTTTCCGGATTGTTTGGCCAGCCGTCCGGTTTTAGACCTAAACACGATTTTGCTTGTTTTTCGGATAATGCTTTGGCTTTATTAATGGTAATTATTCCTTTCATTGTTACTATTTTGACAAATACGAAACTAATACCTTCAAACTGCCTTAATACCAAAGGAGAAGTTTCCCAGCTGTTTATATATAGACATCTGCTTAGCTGAAGTGATGATACCAAACTAATCGAATCTTTACTAAATGCAAGCCCTTGATGGCCACCTAAAGTATTCTAGAAATAGTTTTTTAAATTATCATCTTCTCTGAAATAAATCCATATTGTATCTTTTTAGAGCCTTGATATACTGGGTATTCCACATCACCTAGCCCGAACTGGAGCAAACCGGAGGCCTTATGCCAATAACTGACAATTTTATTATGTATGGATGTAAGCATTGGATGGCTTTTGTTAATTTCCTtgtatgtttttttttcgtttccTTCTAACGTTCAAGTGCACAAACTTATTTGCCCTTGAAACAACCTCAAGCACCTGCCTCACTAGTTGTTTTGGTGGGGGCGCTAATAAGAAACATTGATGTTCCCAATTTAATTTAGCTTTTACTCAGTGCAACTCGGTATTTGGTACACGAATTTTTATTATTCATTacttcaacaattctttctttttcagtttGGGTAGAATGTTTGTCTAAATACTTATTCAATTGGTCATGCAAAGAAAAGCTAGGTTTTACCTTTGATAATATATTCAGATATGAATCTGGATGTTGAAAGTACCTATGATTCAAAAATAATGGTTACAACCACTGAAAGGCAGAATCCAATgtatgttttgtttttaatgCAGCTCCAGCTGTAACACTTTCATAAATATTGAAATGTAAAGTACTTTCTGAATGTTatgtttctttgaacaaatgTAAATCCCTATTCTTTTGTGGTTCTTTCCATCTGTCTTTATAGCACAAGCAccctcttcttcaaattaaGGCTTTCCTGCTCTGCCCATGATAAGCAATAAAACAAGCTCGTTATAGCCTTTCATAGGATTGTTTTGCTAAACATTTGTGCTCTTCATAATCACAAGACATGCAGGTAGATTAACACCAATTACAAGGGTATATGTTGGGCATAATACTCCCATTTCACGAGCAATAAAACAACTTTTGACATATTCTATTTCCTCCAAACTTAGCCCTGCATGCTGAGAAACCACTCCTGTTTAAACATTAACAATCTTCATACTTTTATCGCTAGGTGGTGCCTCTACCTGAAcgttattatttttttaatcGTAAACCTCCAATATATTTTGCTGTTGTGCTTATACTGCTTCTAGTTGAACAGAAAGTTAGGACCGTTTTGTTCTTGAAATACGTTTTTATGGAATTTGTTAACTTCCCCCTTAAGTAGCGGTCCTTTATAAGAGGATCGGAATCTGTTAGGGGTCTATATGCAAAAAGCATCTCCTTTAAAAAAACTGCTCCATAGGAATTATTGTAAACCATTGTTCTGGTGTTCCTCTTTGGTTGCTTCCTGTTCTGCAAACATTTTGATACGTCATGAATATTTGACACAGTTGCACTTAATGAAATAACTCTGAGATTTAAAGATGTGGTAGGCATTTTTGTTATTGCAGCCTCTAAGCACGTACCCCTTGTGCatccaaaaataaacttcGTTTATTAAAAGCAGGCTAACCAGTTTCACTAATTTTTATTAATCAGACCATCTTCTTGCTTTAAAGCATCCAATTTTTCGCCAGTACAAATAAGTATGTTGGCCATTCTAAAAATTTTGAGCTCAAGCACAGAAGAAATGCCAGTTAAAAACTCCACTTTAAAAAATAGACCTTGAAATCTGTTTTCCAATCATTACACCTCTCAGCGCATAATGCGCTAGTTGGTGCCATGTATTAAACTTTAGCGTTTTGGTGATCCACATCCACGTTGGTTCGGTTAGatttaaaattgaaaagttgaaCGATCAATATTTCTAATAGTATCGTCTTATCGCATCTCGTGAGGCTTGAAATAACACGGTTCCGGttgttcaataaattgaatCAAACGATTTTGACTGCATAACATTGAAGtatggaaatggaaaaattaaaCGGTATTTCTTTGGCACCATATCCATATGCCCCAAATTAATAGAACCTGAGGCAGTATTATAAAAAGTATTGGGTTTTCTAAAACAGCTGAAGGTATTCATTTCATTTGTGCAAGTAGTTATTCTGGACTCCGAGCCATCAGCTTTTGAAAGTTGATGCAGTTAGTCTTTTTTCCGAAGAGGTAAAAACCGCTACTCGCAATATTTGGCAACGAAAACTTTGTCCTTACATACCTTCTGAGTCTAATACTATACATTCACGTGATTCAGGAAAATGGGACACGGTTGCCTTTTAAATGAGAAACATTCACTAATCCAAGGTCAACAGTAACTAAGTGCTAAACAAGAATGCTACTCGAACATGAGCCTCCAGTAAAAATACATGCCGCGTAAACTCAAAGTGCCACAACAGCTGGTAATTTTTAAATTGAATTTACTGGAATTGCTTATGGATGCTATaaaagtttcttttttaattAACCATCGTGAGTAAAGCAAAAGCTAACGGTATATATCATCATAAGCGTAAGTATCCtatttattttgattttttatttggaaCTAACTTCTATTGCTGAGTAGCGATATTATACAATTAGGAACTAACATCAAACTGTATATTCAACACCAAAATGACAGATACCCATGAATTTGACGAACAACTAGAATACGAAAGTGATGAGGAAAGCGAAAATTTTCATACAATATATGAAGATAAATTTGTAGACATACATTCAAACGGAGAAACTGAGGAGGCCGATTTGAACAACGAGGAATATATAGAAGAAAATCTGAAAGAGTTAATAGAGAGTGATCTGGAGGgcattgaagatgaaaagtTGATCGAAAAGCAATACGGAGAAGAATTCATCTCAGAAGTAAGTAAATTGGAAACATCCGGCTCTGTTGTTGTGGATATCTCAGAGAATAATATAAGTATTAAAGAGAGTACGGTGGACAATACCTTAAGTCACATaaatgttgaagatattgaggAGAGAAAcgaagttgaagaagggGATGGCAAAGCGAACGATACGAATTTGGCGGTTGTGGATTCGAAAATCGAAAAACATAATGAGGGGACAGCTGAGAAAGAAACATTAATAGCAACAAGTAGCCATTCGTACGATGCTGTCAACAATAATTACTTGGACGAGTTTACTGACTCTGAAGATGAGGTTGAAATAACTGAAGTCAAAGAAATACGAGATGTTAATGGTAATATCAAGGGTCAATTTGAAGACGATGAACTAATAGAGTACGTTGGCGAAGAACCTTTTAAggagaaagaggaaaaaaccGTAGTTAGTTCAACTGATGATACTGGTAACAACAGAGGGTTTAAAGCACTGGAAGAAATCCCggtttattttgatttctgtGAGCTATGTGGTGGGGGGAAAAACTTGGATGAAGCATGGTTGAAAGATGAAATCAGGGTTGGGTTTGATTTTATGAAATTATTCAAACCTGCATGCCTTGAAGACGAATTATATTCCGAATTCAACCcaatatttgattttgatgaatgCATTAGCCTAAAGTTTTCCgatgttttccaaaaaattgCTCAGTTTTTGAGTTTACAATTAAGAGACGTAAATATTCATTTGACTTTTGGTGACTTGAACAATCTTACATTGGAATCTGATTCTGTGATGTCTAACAATTTACGGATAACAGATTTGCTTGAAACTTATAGATGTTTGAAGGATGAATCGCCCAACTCCGATTTGTACAAATTTTTATCAGTTCGGGTTTGGTGTACTAGAAGTCTTGAGAAGCAACTACAGTTATTGCATACTGCAAAGGACTGTGgtttcaaacttgaaaacatcaatgaTTTGGGCATCGATAAGAGAAAGTATAGTGAGCTTGTTGAAGATACTCGAAGCTGTAAACGCCCTAAACTCTAAAGTGCTGTGTAGTGAATTAGCACTCTTGTGTAAGAAAATGTGTagctttgaaaaaaaaaaaaaagaaaacaggaTATTCAAGTTTCTCCATTCTCACCAGCAGGTTACAATTACCCTTCCAACCTTATTGTATTTTAAATTTGTTTAGGAATTAaacagttttattttatagAAGagaaaagggaaaaaacCATACACGAAAATATTTATTAAACTAGATAGGTTGTTTAAAAAATTTAAGCAGCAGTTAATCTCTTTTGAGAAGAGAGTCTACCTCTTTGTCTTGCATTGTAAGCAACCTTCTTGTTGTCTGCTGCCTTAGCAacgttttcttcttcttcagtgacaatgatttcaatgtGGGATGGAGAAGATTGGTATGCATTAATTCTACCGTGAGCTCTGaaagttcttcttctcaTCTTTGGTGCTTGGTTAACTTGAATGTGAGAGATAACTAATTTGGATGCGTCTAAACCCTTTGCCTgtaatgataataataataggAGAAAACAGAGTTAGTAAATGTTCCTGGGttggtaaaaaaaagatttgaGATTACCTAATTAATACAGCCTTTTGGACTTAATTGGATATTCTGTGGCAGGAAACCAGAGCGTGAAAAAAAGAGTCTAGATTGTGAAAATAGCacaaattgattttcataTTTGTAATATCCTTTCATTTATGCACATGCTGTCAACATTATAGTTCCactgaaaaacaaaatgtcataatgaggaaaaaaagaccATAGACTGTATAAACTCAAGTAAAGCAGCTAATCTTAACAAATGAACTAGCACGGTGgacaaaataaaataaatgtATACATACTTCAGCGTTGGATTGAGCGTTTTGCAATAAACCTTGGATGAACTTGACGGACTTTTCTGGCCATCTTGCCTTGGTAACACCAAATTCCTTACCTTGACCAGTTCTACCAATGGAACCGTTGAATCTTCTGAAAGGAATTGCTCTTTCGTGATCAAGAACTTGGTCTAAGTACTTTTGAgctttttctaatttccAGCCGGAAACAGCTTGAGCGGTTTCTCTGGTGTTCTTGAAAGAGACTCTTAAGTAAGAACCTCTTGCAGAAGCAGACTTTGCTGGGTTTGATGGAACTGCTGCGTATCTAGCCATTGTTGATCTGTTTAACGAGTTAGAAACTTGTAAGATCCAAGGAATTAATAAGGTAAACTTTTGTTATAATcaaatttccaatattATGCTAACATTGACAAAACCTCATAGCGTGAAAATTCTCAATTCGCCCCACTGGTAGACACGGAGCGCAAGGGGGGCCAGGGGTTTTCCCAGTGAGCggatttgttttttcccCACTCCAGGAAGAATCCTGGACTCCCCGTGCACCATTCCGCAGAGACGCGAATGCAAAACATGTGCGGTGCGCGGGTATGTATGTGGGCGTTTTAGCTAAAAGTACAGTCACTCTATGTGGTGTGCGGTGCGCGGGTGTGTTGTTCAGACAACaagttttcttctttctaaTTTTAAGGCTCAGCGGATAACTTGCCAAGATTAATAAGAGAATCAGAGTTTTTAGCAAAAGTTACTGGGGAAACAATACTATCGGTGTTTCCACCGATCAGAGTTGGGGGCTGATAGTATCACTCTATTTTGGTGGAGCTAAATCCTTAAGGAGGCACTTCTAATCTGACTTTTACAAAAGAATAGATCAAGCATTTGGTATTCTTGGTATGGTGTAGTACAATCAAGTAAAATAAGCAGatgtaaagaaaaatgtaATCTCATCTCATCCAAGCAAGATACAAAATTACAGTGCTACAATATGAATtatttttctgtttgtcGACACACTCCAACGGTTAGATTTCCAAGTATTCAATTCAATGTATTACTTGTCAGACAGCCATCCACTCCCATCTTAGAACATCACTTCCGAAGAAGTACACATTCCAAGATAAAGATCATCGCTCCTTTATTTGCctaatgaaaaaagaaataaaaagtgAAATGGGGGTCGTAGAATATCCAGATGACTAGATTGCTGAGAATCGTAGACAAAGCTGTAATGATAAACTACTGAACAGCCTTTATGGGGCCATCCGTTATTTCTCACTTTAAAGGGGTGGAGGTTCTATCTCATCAACCAAGTTGGTGTTAGTGGCTCTTGAGAAGAGTCAAAAAGAGACGAATCCTATAGAAATGATCCTATGAAGTACGTCGACACCgaaaggaaagaagaaaaaagggaCATTATCCGGAACTACAGAAGGTGGCGGCAGGCTCCCTTTTATACTTGCAGCTGAGCCGAGCGAATgccaaattttttttttccctcatTTCCCCATTTCCTCGTTTGGGGGTTTCTTTGCTTCTACTTGGTAAAATCAACCTCAGGTGAGGGTTAGTGTTCACAAAGCTACCATGGGAGGAAATCCACTGATGTTACATTCTCTCCTGGATGTTTAGACGACACAATACTCTAAATGGTTTGGTAGTGTTTGCTGTATAAATGGTAGTTTGGCTAACTCTGCCTCCCCACTACATGGATCTATTTAGACTACTATTACTCTCACTCTATAATGGTAGTTGAAACCTTTGCTTACTTAAAGCTGGATCTAGTTCGCCAATTGATCCATTCCCTCTGTCTCTCTTGAATACATCGTATGTAAAGTAGACATATTCAAAGACAGAGCTTGAGGTATAAATTAGCGGTACTCAGACATTGTAAAAAGAGAACTCTTTCATGAAAGCCTTTGCCTGGTGCAGCCTCTGAGATTCGAGGTTCATGTTGAATTATTATCAGCAGGCGAACACAGGAAGAGTATCATTAGCTTTGCCCTTCACATTCAACTGTGAAACAGCCCTAGAGAATTACAGAATATATTCTATCATACCTTCCTTGCCTCCCCCTGTATAATATGGAAATTGGTTTGTTGTTACTTAAGCTGGTTTTGGTTTCGGGGCTAGCCAGCGCCTTTGATATTACCCAGCTCCCATTCTCAGAACTGAAATTAGACGACAAGCTCCTCGGCATTAATGAATACAAGAGTCAACTAGATACTCCTCCCTCCTTCATCTCGAGTAATTGGTTCTTCCTTATGAAAAAGGGCGAAAATGATGCAGCCAAAATTGGTAACGGGTGCCCTGACGATTCAACACTTTGTGGTATAATAACCGCTTCCAAGGATTCAAAATCGAGTCCTGACTTAACTAAACCTATCCAGTTGTTTAGTCTATCTACAGAGAACGTTGTATATTCTTCCGATGTGCAAAGTTCCATCATAGCTAATTGGAAGGATGTTCCATATGGCGAAAGAAATATTAATGTTACCCTAAGCTTTGGTTGTTCAGATTCTGAGGAAAATCAGATTAGCCTTGAATCTAATTCAATTTTCATTGAAGGAGACTTGAGTTTTACTTGGAAAAACAAGGCATTCTGTAGAAAGAATGACAAAGATAACGGCGGAAGTGGCGATGACAAAGATTCAAAAGAAGATGCAGGTCTGGGTTTTTTTGGCTCAATGATTATTTTTGTTGCCGTCATATTTGCAGCTTACATTATTGCGCAGGCCTGGTTTAACACCAGCACAATTGGATCGTCAAGtgactttttcaatgaacTTACAGATTCGTTCTTAGAGAGTGCCGCATCCATACCCCGTCTTATTGGTGAGGTAATTGGGAAAATCACAGGACGGAACACATCGGTTAGGGGCGGTTATAGTGCTGTATAGGGATTAACTCCATGTTTCAAATACGTATTCATCTATATACGTGTTACTACATTCCTTTAATTACAAAACTATACAAAATTATTTCCtttctgttttttctctgttttcaaCTAATTCATAGCCATTAGTTTTGTAATTCTAATAACTGGTTCATGCACCTAAAGTTACTTGCTTTAAACTTTCGATGGTATTCTTAATGGATGTTTCAAGGTaatgtttctttttgttcaaaGTGTTCATGGTGTCAATGTTTTCCCTAATTTGATTCTTCATAAGCATCTCGTATTCCTCAAGTGGCGTTTTGACAAACGTACGGCCAACGGCCTGCCAGACACAATCCTTACCGGTGCTTCTAATATCAGCAACAGATTTCTCCACTACTGTATTACTCCTCGTAACCCTTTCAATGGCTGCTATCGTCCTATGTAGCTCGGTTTGATGTTGACTGAGTTGTGCTCTCATTTCCCCTATCATTGAATTAACATCAGCCATGTTGTTTAAGAGCTATTGTTATGTTCTTACCGCTCTGCCTTGCCCTTATTTAATAACAAATGTTGATTGAGAATAGTTgtcttgatgaaaaattcatgttgaTAGCTCTTCAACCGCGAGCATCAAACTTTCTTAAACTTAGATACAATCCAAATATAGTGTCTGTTGATGCTTACCTAACATTGCTTAAACCCTTCAATAAATACATTCAAGTCCAGTTTGAGTATGGGTAGTGGTAGTGAACTAAAGGCAAGAAGGAAGAATCAGAAAAGTGTGCTTCCCCTATCTCTGCCCAAAGCTTTTGAGTTGAATGCGAAGACATCAAAATTCAGTACGTGGGCACCTATTATTGCGCTTTTATTTATCTTACATTTCACAATAACTGGTAAACTCATCCCGTACCCAATAATTACGATAGCCAGTGCATTGTCCGCTCCTTTTAAATTATTTACAAAACATGGAGTTGTGCAATCGATCAGTGAAATTACTGAGCATAAATATTTAGGATCATCCCCAGCACATGGATTGACCAGTTATAAAGCTAGAATTCCtgagaaaaacaagttCATTTTTCCAGTTATTCAGGACTCTAATATTTTAAAGGAACTGGGATACGAAAGATTATTTGGAGTAAAATCAGATTCcgataataaaaataaaaacttcTATTTCTACTCACCTGATTATTACGAGGACTTCAGTAAAGAACTTAAAAAAGGACCAAATGATGACATGAAAGATATGAAAGGGATTAAATCACATGAACAGGCCATAAAGAATTTTAAAAAGAACGGACAACGTGTTTATGGAGGCAATGAAAACCCAGAAGTCGTTCTAGTCACAGCATTAAATTATGAAAATTTAGATCCCTCATACCTTGTTAAGATT
The window above is part of the Pichia kudriavzevii chromosome 1, complete sequence genome. Proteins encoded here:
- a CDS encoding uncharacterized protein (PKUD0A12275) — its product is MTELARSARIVKVLPNNLLHLELLNKLINKSTSFPHIWNGTYTHIQVLTGISGNLLDFRRIPLRGLHSDKSFQLKTRLRYRWDYCQISLICEKTGGIGKYITDDVTNKLLNGYVVKYKGNHSELPEFSKNDDKVVKEMYHSELTGPVKQIPSIEIRGSRSELDISSIMKPSSVRYAHICS
- a CDS encoding uncharacterized protein (PKUD0A12280), with product MTDTHEFDEQLEYESDEESENFHTIYEDKFVDIHSNGETEEADLNNEEYIEENLKELIESDLEGIEDEKLIEKQYGEEFISEVSKLETSGSVVVDISENNISIKESTVDNTLSHINVEDIEERNEVEEGDGKANDTNLAVVDSKIEKHNEGTAEKETLIATSSHSYDAVNNNYLDEFTDSEDEVEITEVKEIRDVNGNIKGQFEDDELIEYVGEEPFKEKEEKTVVSSTDDTGNNRGFKALEEIPVYFDFCELCGGGKNLDEAWLKDEIRVGFDFMKLFKPACLEDELYSEFNPIFDFDECISLKFSDVFQKIAQFLSLQLRDVNIHLTFGDLNNLTLESDSVMSNNLRITDLLETYRCLKDESPNSDLYKFLSVRVWCTRSLEKQLQLLHTAKDCGFKLENINDLGIDKRKYSELVEDTRSCKRPKL
- a CDS encoding uncharacterized protein (PKUD0A12290; similar to Saccharomyces cerevisiae YJL177W (RPL17B) and YKL180W (RPL17A); ancestral locus Anc_1.161); this encodes MARYAAVPSNPAKSASARGSYLRVSFKNTRETAQAVSGWKLEKAQKYLDQVLDHERAIPFRRFNGSIGRTGQGKEFGVTKARWPEKSVKFIQGLLQNAQSNAEAKGLDASKLVISHIQVNQAPKMRRRTFRAHGRINAYQSSPSHIEIIVTEEEENVAKAADNKKVAYNARQRGRLSSQKRLTAA
- a CDS encoding uncharacterized protein (PKUD0A12300; similar to Saccharomyces cerevisiae YJL178C (ATG27); ancestral locus Anc_1.160); translated protein: MEIGLLLLKLVLVSGLASAFDITQLPFSELKLDDKLLGINEYKSQLDTPPSFISSNWFFLMKKGENDAAKIGNGCPDDSTLCGIITASKDSKSSPDLTKPIQLFSLSTENVVYSSDVQSSIIANWKDVPYGERNINVTLSFGCSDSEENQISLESNSIFIEGDLSFTWKNKAFCRKNDKDNGGSGDDKDSKEDAGLGFFGSMIIFVAVIFAAYIIAQAWFNTSTIGSSSDFFNELTDSFLESAASIPRLIGEVIGKITGRNTSVRGGYSAV
- a CDS encoding uncharacterized protein (PKUD0A12310; similar to Saccharomyces cerevisiae YJL179W (PFD1); ancestral locus Anc_1.159), which produces MADVNSMIGEMRAQLSQHQTELHRTIAAIERVTRSNTVVEKSVADIRSTGKDCVWQAVGRTFVKTPLEEYEMLMKNQIRENIDTMNTLNKKKHYLETSIKNTIESLKQVTLGA